A single window of Plasmodium malariae genome assembly, chromosome: 8 DNA harbors:
- the PmUG01_08012100 gene encoding PIR protein → MTSILQKSILDILSSRNYKDFESSKDYYCYSEEDKIKPFISQLNSYNDIKSVKDKILHALCFISFSDNGHKCNEQCHSLYYWMGNKLFNTLSNEGSFSDIITIFNTCSKTIAGRDKCKCDFFGSISKEEFNKMKIVYEYCKYHDTIEATLRIHGNFCDSESKEYLDQAINTYNEVFGICNSSNSMDYCIVLKKHVPECFSKKLTTLKYEIKEYHSEYSDLKRIDDHFPGGTTPTTGQSTYGISQILMLVAFPLAGILFISFILYKFTPIVSWINTKLIGKKLIRRSLDDSHKQELTEYISTHALSNLRRRKVNIAYHPA, encoded by the exons ATGACATCTATACTACAG AAAAGTATTTTAGATATATTATCATCGAGAAATTATAAAGATTTTGAATCATCAAAGgactattattgttacagtgaagaagataaaattaaaccATTTATATCTCAATTAAATAGTTACAATGATATTAAAAGTGTTAAAGATAAGATTCTACATGCTTTATGTTTCATATCTTTTTCTGATAATGGTCATAAGTGTAATGAACAATGTCATAGTTTGTACTACTGGATGggtaataaattatttaatacattatCAAATGAAGGTTCGTTTTCagatattattacaatatttaatACTTGTTCAAAAACAATTGCTGGAAGGGATAAGTGCAAGTGTGATTTTTTTGGAAGTATTAGTAAGGAGGagtttaataaaatgaagattGTGTATGAATATTGTAAATATCACGATACTATTGAGGCAACTCTTAGGATTCATGGTAATTTTTGTGATAGTGAATCTAAAGAATACCTTGATCAAGCTATCAATACATACAATGAAGTGTTTGGAATCTGTAATTCATCCAATTCTATGGATTACTGTATAGTACTTAAGAAGCATGTTCCTGAATGTTTTAGCAAAAAGCTAACTACTTTAAAgtatgaaataaaagaatatcaTTCAGAATATAGTGATTTGAAAAGAATAGATGATCATTTTCCTGGTGGAACGACACCTACAACTGGTCAATCTACTTATGGTATATCTCAAATTTTAATGTTGGTTGCTTTTCCACTTGCaggaattttatttattagctTCATTCTATATAAg TTTACTCCGATTGTATCCTggataaatacaaaattaatagggaaaaaattaattagaCGTAGTCTAGATGATAGTCATAAACAGGAATTAACAGAATACATATCTACACATGCATTATCAAATTTAAGGAGaagaaaagtaaatatagCCTATCACCCTGCGTGA